In Burkholderia sp. NRF60-BP8, a single window of DNA contains:
- a CDS encoding M20 family metallopeptidase produces the protein MSRTAAIQHALNQFESGAFFTTLSRRVGLRTESQESGSGAALRAYLTDEIAPEAARLGFTSRIVDNPVDGGGPFLLASRHEDDALPTVLIYGHGDVVRGYDAQWRAPLSPWTLTADGDRWYGRGSADNKGQHSINLAALASVLDARGGRLGFNAKLLIEMGEETGSPGLDVLCRRERDALAADVLIASDGPRIAAARPTVFLGSRGAVNFKLSLRARDGAHHSGNWGGLLRNPAIVLAHALASLVDARGAIRVAGLRPPPIPAAVRDALADLTVGGGPGDPALDADWGEPGLSAAERVFGWNTFEILAFKAGNPEHPVNAIPPAAYAHCQLRFVVGTDWEALHAHLRAHLDAHGFTDIEIDVERGAPATRVPPDDPWVRWAVASLARTTGKKPAILPNLGGTLPNEVFADTLGLPTLWVPHSYPACSQHAPDEHLLASVVSEGLQMMAGLFWDLGDDAPPVRRAAAAAAGAAL, from the coding sequence GCCATCCAGCACGCACTGAACCAGTTCGAATCCGGTGCATTCTTCACGACCCTGAGCCGCCGCGTCGGCCTGCGCACCGAAAGCCAGGAAAGCGGCAGCGGCGCCGCGCTGCGCGCCTACCTGACCGACGAGATCGCGCCCGAGGCCGCCCGCCTCGGTTTCACGTCGCGAATCGTCGACAACCCGGTCGACGGCGGCGGCCCGTTCCTGCTCGCGTCGCGCCACGAAGACGACGCGCTGCCGACCGTGCTGATCTACGGCCACGGCGACGTCGTGCGCGGCTACGACGCGCAGTGGCGCGCGCCGCTGTCGCCGTGGACGCTGACGGCCGACGGCGACCGCTGGTACGGCCGCGGCAGCGCCGACAACAAGGGGCAGCACTCGATCAACCTGGCCGCGCTGGCGAGCGTGCTCGATGCGCGCGGCGGCCGGCTCGGCTTCAACGCGAAGCTGCTGATCGAGATGGGCGAGGAAACCGGGTCGCCTGGCCTCGACGTGCTGTGCCGCCGGGAGCGCGACGCGCTCGCGGCCGACGTGCTGATCGCGTCCGACGGCCCGCGCATCGCCGCCGCGCGCCCGACGGTATTCCTCGGCTCGCGCGGCGCGGTCAACTTCAAGCTGAGCCTGCGCGCCCGCGACGGCGCGCATCACTCCGGCAACTGGGGCGGACTGCTGCGCAATCCGGCGATCGTGCTCGCGCATGCGCTCGCGAGCCTCGTCGACGCGCGCGGCGCGATTCGCGTCGCGGGGCTGCGCCCGCCGCCGATCCCGGCTGCCGTGCGCGACGCGCTCGCCGATCTCACCGTCGGCGGCGGCCCCGGCGACCCGGCGCTCGACGCCGACTGGGGCGAGCCCGGCCTGTCCGCCGCCGAGCGCGTATTCGGCTGGAACACGTTCGAGATTCTCGCGTTCAAGGCCGGCAACCCGGAGCATCCCGTCAACGCGATCCCGCCCGCCGCGTATGCGCACTGCCAGTTGCGCTTCGTCGTCGGCACCGACTGGGAAGCGCTGCATGCGCATCTGCGCGCGCATCTCGATGCGCACGGCTTCACCGACATCGAGATCGACGTCGAACGCGGCGCACCGGCGACGCGCGTGCCGCCGGACGATCCGTGGGTCCGCTGGGCCGTCGCGTCGCTCGCGCGCACCACCGGCAAGAAGCCCGCGATCCTGCCGAATCTCGGCGGCACGCTGCCGAACGAGGTGTTTGCCGACACGCTCGGGCTGCCGACGCTGTGGGTGCCGCACTCGTACCCGGCGTGCTCGCAGCACGCGCCCGACGAGCATCTGCTCGCGAGCGTCGTCAGCGAGGGGCTGCAGATGATGGCCGGCCTCTTCTGGGATCTCGGCGACGACGCGCCGCCCGTTCGCCGCGCGGCAGCCGCCGCAGCCGGCGCCGCCCTGTAA
- a CDS encoding NADP(H)-dependent aldo-keto reductase, translating to MEYRTLGDSGIEVSLIGLGTMTWGEQNSERDAHEQIDYALGQGVTLIDAAEMYPVPPKPDTQGRTEQYIGTWIAQHRAQRDRIVLATKIAGPARQPHNPRHIRGEGNQFDRKNLTEALDGSLKRLQTDYVDLYQLHWPDRSTTTFGRPAYPWVDDAYTVPIEETLGVLAEFVKAGKVRAIGVSNETPWGVAQFLRAAERLGLPRIASIQNPYSLLNRTFENGLSEFTHRDGVGLLAYSPLAFGWLSGKYENGARPAGARITLFERFQRYSKPQAVEATSRYVALARRHGLSPAQLALAFVNSRPFVRSNLVGATSLEQLKENIGSIDVTLSDEILAEIDALHERQPNPAP from the coding sequence ATGGAATACCGCACACTCGGCGATTCGGGCATCGAGGTCAGCCTGATCGGTCTCGGCACGATGACGTGGGGCGAGCAGAATTCGGAGCGCGACGCGCACGAGCAGATCGACTATGCGCTCGGGCAGGGCGTGACGCTGATCGACGCCGCGGAGATGTATCCGGTGCCGCCGAAGCCCGACACGCAGGGCCGCACCGAGCAATACATCGGCACCTGGATCGCGCAGCATCGCGCGCAGCGCGATCGCATCGTGCTCGCGACGAAGATCGCGGGGCCGGCGCGGCAGCCGCACAATCCGCGCCACATTCGCGGCGAGGGCAACCAGTTCGACCGCAAGAACCTGACCGAAGCGCTCGACGGCAGCCTCAAGCGCCTGCAGACCGACTACGTCGATCTCTACCAACTGCACTGGCCCGATCGCAGCACGACCACGTTCGGCCGTCCCGCGTATCCGTGGGTCGACGACGCGTACACGGTGCCGATCGAGGAAACGCTCGGCGTGCTCGCGGAATTCGTGAAGGCCGGCAAGGTGCGCGCGATCGGCGTGTCGAACGAAACGCCGTGGGGTGTCGCGCAGTTCCTGCGCGCGGCCGAGCGGCTCGGGTTGCCGCGCATCGCGAGCATCCAGAATCCGTACAGCCTGCTGAACCGCACGTTCGAAAACGGGCTGTCGGAATTCACGCATCGCGACGGCGTCGGCCTGCTCGCGTATTCGCCGCTCGCGTTCGGCTGGCTGTCCGGCAAGTACGAGAACGGCGCGCGTCCGGCCGGCGCGCGCATCACGCTGTTCGAACGCTTCCAGCGCTACAGCAAGCCGCAGGCCGTCGAGGCGACGTCGCGTTACGTCGCGCTCGCGCGGCGTCACGGGCTGTCGCCCGCGCAACTGGCGCTCGCGTTCGTCAACAGCCGCCCGTTCGTGCGCAGCAATCTGGTCGGCGCGACGTCGCTCGAACAGTTGAAGGAGAACATCGGCAGCATCGACGTGACGCTGTCCGACGAGATCCTCGCCGAGATCGACGCATTGCACGAACGGCAGCCGAATCCGGCGCCGTAA
- a CDS encoding MFS transporter, with product MNTTTLTSQDAARPSAAKIRRIIFAASIGNALEWFDLIVYGFFAVTIAKLFFPATSEATSLMLTLGTFGLSYLIRPIGGFVLGAYADRAGRKASLLLSIAMMMAGTLLIALMPTYASIGILAPLGIMLSRLMQGFSAGGEFASSTAFLVEHAPQRRGFMSSWQFASQGLATLLASGFGALLTATLSSAQLESWGWRVPFLFGLAIGPVGLYIRRYVDEGVEFKTQARSDAPVRELFAHQKLRLLLSIGALVISTAINYMILYMPTYAIKQLGLPASTGFAATLATGFVLTLVTPVVGHLSDRTGRIRMMAVAAVLMLVTVWPTFAWLTRHASFATMLAALVWIGALKAMYCGALPALMAELFPSQTRATGLAVSYNTGVTLFGGFAPFVITWLIDATGNRLSPALYLIGCALLSLAALFVARTRLKMR from the coding sequence ATGAATACGACCACCCTGACCTCGCAGGACGCCGCGCGCCCCAGCGCCGCGAAGATCCGCCGCATCATCTTCGCGGCGTCGATCGGCAACGCGCTCGAATGGTTCGACCTGATCGTCTACGGCTTCTTCGCGGTCACGATCGCCAAGCTGTTCTTCCCCGCCACGAGCGAAGCGACGTCGCTGATGCTGACGCTCGGCACGTTCGGGCTGTCCTACCTGATTCGGCCGATCGGCGGCTTCGTGCTCGGCGCGTACGCGGACCGCGCGGGCCGCAAGGCGTCGCTGCTGCTGTCGATCGCGATGATGATGGCCGGCACGCTGCTGATCGCGCTGATGCCGACCTACGCGTCGATCGGCATTCTCGCGCCGCTCGGGATCATGCTGTCGCGGCTGATGCAGGGCTTTTCCGCGGGCGGGGAATTCGCGAGTTCGACCGCGTTTCTCGTCGAGCATGCGCCGCAGCGGCGCGGCTTCATGTCGAGCTGGCAGTTCGCGAGCCAAGGCCTCGCGACGTTGCTCGCGTCGGGCTTCGGCGCGCTGCTGACGGCCACGCTGAGTTCCGCGCAACTCGAAAGCTGGGGCTGGCGCGTGCCGTTCCTGTTCGGCCTCGCGATCGGCCCGGTCGGGCTGTACATCCGCCGCTACGTCGACGAAGGCGTCGAATTCAAGACGCAGGCGCGCTCCGACGCGCCGGTGCGTGAGCTGTTCGCGCACCAGAAGTTGCGGCTGCTGTTGTCGATCGGCGCGCTCGTGATCTCGACCGCGATCAACTACATGATCCTGTACATGCCGACCTACGCGATCAAGCAGCTCGGGCTGCCGGCCTCGACGGGATTCGCGGCGACGCTCGCGACCGGCTTCGTGCTGACGCTCGTCACGCCGGTCGTCGGCCATCTGTCCGACCGCACCGGGCGGATCCGCATGATGGCGGTCGCCGCCGTGCTGATGCTCGTGACCGTGTGGCCGACGTTCGCATGGCTCACACGCCACGCGTCGTTCGCGACGATGCTCGCCGCACTGGTGTGGATCGGTGCGCTCAAGGCGATGTATTGCGGCGCGCTGCCGGCGCTGATGGCCGAACTGTTCCCGTCGCAAACCCGCGCCACCGGGCTCGCGGTCAGCTACAACACCGGCGTCACGCTGTTCGGCGGCTTCGCGCCGTTCGTCATCACCTGGCTGATCGACGCGACCGGCAACCGGCTGTCGCCGGCGCTCTATCTGATCGGGTGCGCGCTGCTGAGCCTCGCCGCGCTGTTCGTCGCGCGCACGCGGCTGAAGATGCGCTGA
- a CDS encoding PaaI family thioesterase, whose protein sequence is MNPLSLSGLDLLRAAVSGDAPLASISETIPMRPLDVELGYVKFSARADGRHLNPLGGVHGGFAATVLDSVTGCAVHSMLDAGVGYGTVDLHVKMLRPVPRDVDLIAEGRVIHLSRSLGVAEGTLKTPDDKIVAHASATCFIQRPQ, encoded by the coding sequence ATGAATCCGCTTTCCCTGTCTGGCCTGGATCTGCTGCGTGCCGCCGTGTCGGGCGACGCGCCTCTTGCGTCGATTTCGGAGACGATCCCAATGCGTCCGCTCGACGTCGAGCTCGGCTACGTGAAGTTTTCGGCGCGGGCGGACGGCCGCCACCTGAATCCGCTGGGCGGCGTGCACGGCGGGTTCGCCGCGACGGTGCTCGATTCCGTCACCGGGTGCGCGGTGCATTCGATGCTCGACGCGGGCGTCGGTTACGGTACCGTCGATCTGCACGTGAAGATGCTGCGGCCCGTGCCGCGCGACGTCGACCTGATCGCGGAAGGGCGTGTGATTCACCTGTCGCGTTCGCTGGGCGTCGCGGAGGGCACGCTGAAGACGCCGGACGACAAGATCGTCGCGCATGCGTCCGCGACCTGCTTCATCCAGCGGCCGCAGTGA